The following proteins come from a genomic window of Thermus sp. LT1-2-5:
- a CDS encoding cytochrome bc complex cytochrome b subunit has protein sequence MYKWLDERLDLTGLYQKVLRKAFPVHHSFFLGEITLFAFVVLVLTGVFLTLNFEPSIREVKLPDGRTVPAAYASVLYIDSLPFGAVIRSLHHWSAHVMIAAAFLHMLRILLTGAYKKPRELNYLVGLALLGLAVVTAFTGYALPYDNYAVTATRIGYGIANSIPWIGNTLAQVMFGGEFPGSTHSIPRLFSLHVLWLPLLLMALIGGHLAIMVKQKHTQPRYAEKVAPGKILGVPMYPQQMVMMIILFALYVGIMTIIAGAFLAHPIEAFGPPTPNTPAVKPDWYFLWIYGILQIIPSSWEFHLFGATIGPEFIGGAVVPGLLALIGLLLPFVDTRKDKMRYLELPSEHPVRTSVILALLVFFLMSTLAGYKIDFQQQGSLLGNNAVLWTLVLGGPLLTFFLSYTLMRIFYGKAREEKAF, from the coding sequence ATGTACAAGTGGCTGGACGAACGCCTAGACCTGACGGGTCTTTACCAAAAGGTTTTGCGCAAAGCTTTCCCGGTGCACCACTCCTTCTTCCTTGGGGAGATCACCCTTTTCGCCTTCGTGGTCCTGGTGCTCACCGGGGTCTTTCTCACCCTGAACTTTGAGCCCTCCATCCGCGAAGTGAAGCTCCCCGACGGGCGCACGGTGCCCGCCGCTTACGCTAGCGTCCTCTATATTGACAGCCTTCCCTTCGGCGCCGTGATCCGTAGCCTCCACCACTGGTCGGCCCACGTGATGATCGCCGCCGCCTTCTTGCACATGCTCCGCATCCTCCTCACGGGGGCCTACAAGAAGCCCCGGGAGCTTAACTACCTAGTAGGGCTCGCCCTTTTGGGGCTTGCGGTGGTCACCGCCTTTACCGGCTACGCCCTTCCTTACGACAACTACGCCGTAACCGCCACCCGTATCGGCTACGGCATCGCCAACTCCATCCCCTGGATTGGGAACACCCTGGCCCAAGTAATGTTTGGCGGGGAGTTCCCGGGCTCCACCCACTCCATTCCCCGGCTTTTTAGCCTCCACGTCCTTTGGCTTCCCCTCCTCCTCATGGCCCTCATCGGGGGCCACCTCGCCATCATGGTCAAGCAAAAGCACACCCAGCCCCGCTACGCCGAGAAGGTGGCCCCGGGGAAGATCCTGGGCGTGCCCATGTACCCCCAGCAGATGGTCATGATGATCATCCTCTTTGCCCTCTACGTGGGTATCATGACCATCATCGCTGGAGCCTTCCTGGCTCATCCCATTGAGGCCTTTGGCCCCCCCACTCCCAACACGCCAGCGGTGAAGCCCGACTGGTACTTCCTCTGGATCTACGGCATTCTACAGATCATCCCCTCCAGCTGGGAGTTTCACCTTTTTGGGGCCACCATTGGGCCTGAATTCATCGGAGGGGCGGTGGTGCCGGGCCTTTTGGCCCTTATCGGCCTCCTTTTGCCCTTCGTGGACACCCGCAAGGACAAGATGCGCTACCTAGAGCTCCCCTCGGAGCACCCGGTGCGCACCAGCGTCATCCTGGCCCTCTTGGTCTTCTTCCTCATGAGCACCTTAGCGGGCTACAAGATCGACTTCCAACAGCAAGGCTCCTTGTTGGGGAATAACGCTGTGCTTTGGACCTTGGTCCTGGGCGGGCCGCTCCTTACCTTTTTCCTCTCCTACACCCTGATGCGCATCTTCTACGGTAAAGCGAGGGAAGAAAAAGCCTTTTAA
- a CDS encoding 30S ribosomal protein S1, whose translation MEEKATQTPEKTFSMEEALQETEARLEKRVRPGQVLTGTVVLVGSEGVAVDIGAKTEGIIPFNQLTEKPLSEEELKNLLKPGDLVRVQVLKVDPDTGQILLSRKKVEAREHWDRIQELYEKGEPVAVTVKEKVKGGVVAELDGVQAFIPASQLDLRRTPNLDAYVGQQILAKIIELNRKKGRVLLSRRAVLEEEQKKAKEAFFQGLEPGQVVEGTVVEVTDFGAFVNLGPVDGLVHRSEITWGRFGHPREVLHKGQKVRAQVVSVDPAKERVNLSIKALIPDPWTTVAEKYPVGTRVRGKVVGLTQFGAFVEVEPGLEGLIHISELSWTKRPKHPSEVVKEGEEVEAVVLRLDPEERRLSLGLKQTQPDPWQLLVEKYPPGTVVKGKVTGVTDFGVFVELEPGMEGLVHVSELDHVRVENPAAHFKKGDEMEVVVLHIDPVEQRISLSRKRLLPPPPPKAEEERPRRAKGKEARGKRKPSGGRREERREYEYGAVAEYNLYDASAVPTASTSVKLGDLYGDLLASLGLEEEK comes from the coding sequence ATGGAAGAAAAGGCGACCCAGACCCCAGAAAAGACCTTCAGCATGGAAGAGGCCCTGCAGGAAACCGAGGCCCGCTTGGAAAAGCGTGTGCGTCCCGGCCAAGTCCTGACGGGCACAGTGGTCTTGGTGGGTTCCGAAGGTGTGGCGGTAGATATCGGCGCTAAGACGGAAGGCATCATCCCCTTCAACCAGCTCACGGAGAAGCCCCTTTCCGAGGAGGAGCTCAAGAACCTCCTCAAGCCAGGAGACCTGGTGCGGGTGCAAGTGCTCAAGGTGGACCCGGATACGGGTCAGATTCTTCTTTCCCGCAAGAAAGTGGAGGCCAGGGAACACTGGGACCGTATCCAGGAACTTTACGAGAAGGGTGAGCCGGTTGCCGTCACGGTGAAGGAGAAGGTCAAGGGGGGCGTGGTCGCCGAGCTAGATGGCGTCCAGGCGTTTATTCCGGCTTCCCAGCTGGACCTTAGGCGTACCCCTAACCTGGATGCCTATGTGGGCCAGCAGATCCTGGCCAAGATCATCGAGCTCAACCGCAAGAAGGGGCGGGTTCTCCTTTCCCGTCGGGCGGTGCTAGAGGAGGAGCAGAAGAAGGCCAAGGAGGCCTTCTTCCAGGGCCTCGAGCCCGGCCAGGTGGTGGAGGGCACCGTGGTGGAGGTCACCGACTTCGGGGCCTTCGTCAATCTGGGCCCCGTGGACGGCCTCGTCCACCGCTCGGAGATCACCTGGGGCCGGTTCGGCCACCCCCGGGAGGTCCTGCACAAGGGGCAGAAGGTGCGGGCTCAGGTGGTGTCCGTGGACCCGGCCAAGGAGCGGGTCAACCTCTCCATCAAGGCCCTCATCCCCGATCCCTGGACCACGGTGGCGGAGAAATACCCCGTGGGCACCCGGGTGCGGGGCAAGGTGGTGGGGCTCACCCAGTTTGGCGCCTTCGTGGAGGTGGAGCCGGGCCTCGAGGGCCTGATCCACATCTCCGAACTCTCCTGGACCAAGCGGCCCAAGCACCCCTCCGAGGTGGTGAAGGAGGGCGAGGAGGTGGAGGCGGTGGTCCTGCGCCTGGACCCGGAGGAGCGCCGGCTTTCCTTGGGCCTCAAGCAGACCCAGCCCGACCCCTGGCAGCTTCTGGTGGAGAAGTACCCCCCGGGCACCGTGGTCAAGGGCAAGGTCACGGGGGTCACGGACTTCGGCGTCTTCGTGGAGCTGGAGCCTGGTATGGAGGGTCTGGTCCACGTTTCCGAGCTGGACCACGTGCGGGTGGAAAACCCCGCTGCCCACTTCAAGAAGGGCGATGAGATGGAGGTGGTGGTCCTCCACATCGACCCCGTGGAACAGCGCATTTCCCTCTCCCGGAAGCGGCTTCTTCCCCCGCCGCCCCCCAAGGCGGAGGAGGAGCGCCCCCGCCGGGCCAAGGGCAAGGAGGCCCGGGGCAAGCGCAAGCCCTCTGGGGGCCGCCGAGAGGAGCGGCGGGAGTACGAGTACGGGGCGGTGGCGGAGTACAACCTCTACGACGCTTCCGCCGTGCCCACCGCCAGCACCAGCGTGAAGCTGGGTGACCTCTACGGGGACCTCCTGGCGAGCTTGGGTCTGGAGGAGGAAAAGTAA
- a CDS encoding ABC transporter substrate-binding protein: MRRREFLKKAGVGLAASLVLGPAVVRAQAGPVIRVAGDSTAVGEGGRWMKEMVEAWGKKTGTRVEYIDSPADTNDRLALYQQYWAAKSPDVDVYMIDVIWPGIVAPHALDLKGYFSEAELKEFFPRILQNNTIRGKLTSIPFFTDAGILYYRTDLLQKYGFQNPPRTWAELEQMAQKVIEGERRAGNRDFWGFVFQGKPYEGLTCDALEWIYSHKGGRIVEPDGTISVNNGRAALALNTVRRYVGTIAPQGVTSYAEEEARNVWQQGNALFMRNWPYAYALGQAEGSPIRGKFAVTVLPKGAADAPNAATLGGWQLMVSAYSRYPKEAADLVKYLASYEVQKDNAVRLSRLPTRPALYTDKDVLAKNPWFRNLLPVFQNAVSRPSDVAGAKYNQVSEAIWTEVHSALTGRKTGEAAVRDLEARLRRILR, encoded by the coding sequence ATGAGGCGCAGGGAGTTTCTTAAGAAGGCAGGGGTGGGCCTGGCAGCAAGCCTGGTGCTGGGTCCGGCGGTGGTGCGGGCCCAGGCAGGACCCGTCATCCGGGTAGCAGGCGACTCCACCGCCGTGGGGGAGGGCGGCCGCTGGATGAAGGAGATGGTGGAGGCCTGGGGGAAGAAGACGGGCACCCGGGTGGAGTACATCGACTCCCCTGCGGACACCAACGACCGCCTGGCCCTTTACCAGCAGTACTGGGCGGCCAAGAGCCCCGATGTGGACGTCTACATGATCGACGTCATCTGGCCGGGCATCGTGGCCCCCCACGCCTTGGACCTGAAAGGGTACTTTAGCGAGGCCGAGCTCAAGGAATTCTTCCCCCGCATTCTCCAGAACAACACCATCCGCGGCAAGCTCACCTCCATCCCCTTCTTCACCGACGCCGGTATTCTTTACTATCGCACCGACCTCTTACAGAAATACGGCTTCCAAAACCCGCCCCGCACCTGGGCTGAGCTGGAGCAGATGGCCCAGAAGGTCATTGAGGGCGAGCGGCGAGCGGGTAACCGGGACTTCTGGGGCTTCGTCTTCCAGGGCAAGCCCTACGAGGGCCTCACCTGCGACGCTCTAGAGTGGATTTACTCCCACAAGGGTGGGCGCATCGTAGAGCCCGATGGCACTATCAGCGTGAACAACGGCCGCGCGGCCTTGGCCTTAAACACCGTCCGGCGCTACGTGGGCACCATCGCCCCCCAGGGGGTCACCTCCTACGCCGAGGAGGAGGCCAGGAACGTCTGGCAGCAGGGCAATGCCCTCTTCATGCGCAACTGGCCCTACGCCTACGCCCTGGGCCAGGCGGAGGGGAGCCCCATCCGGGGCAAGTTCGCCGTGACCGTACTGCCCAAGGGCGCCGCCGACGCCCCTAACGCCGCCACCTTGGGCGGCTGGCAGCTCATGGTTTCCGCTTACAGCCGCTACCCCAAGGAGGCTGCCGACTTGGTCAAGTACCTGGCCTCCTACGAGGTGCAGAAGGACAACGCCGTGCGGCTTTCCCGGCTGCCCACCCGGCCTGCCCTCTACACCGACAAGGACGTCTTGGCCAAGAACCCCTGGTTCCGCAACCTCCTTCCCGTCTTCCAAAACGCCGTCTCCCGCCCCTCCGACGTGGCCGGGGCCAAGTACAATCAGGTTTCCGAGGCTATCTGGACCGAGGTGCATAGCGCCCTCACCGGGCGTAAGACGGGCGAAGCGGCGGTGCGGGACCTCGAGGCCCGCCTGCGCCGCATCCTGCGGTAA
- a CDS encoding sugar ABC transporter permease, translated as MLTQRQVRLAWLLILPTLLVVVLVAGYPLAQVFYWSFFKADIAFVEPPEFVGLENYRFLLQDPDFRQALWNTLKFTVISVGLETLLGLAIALIIHSNFKGRGLVRAAILIPWAIPTVVSAKMWQWMLHDVYGVINVIGVKLGLLSQKIAFLARPELILPSIIAVDVWKTTPFMALLLLAGLQLIPEELYEAASIDGATRWQQFWTITLPLLTPALVVALIFRTLDALRVFDVIFVMSGANPATRSLAIYNRQTLIDFQDLGYGSAISVAILALIFVFVILYMRTIGKEALR; from the coding sequence ATGCTCACGCAAAGGCAGGTCCGCCTAGCCTGGCTCCTGATCCTTCCCACCCTGTTGGTGGTGGTCCTGGTGGCGGGCTACCCCTTGGCCCAGGTCTTCTACTGGTCCTTCTTCAAGGCCGATATCGCCTTCGTGGAGCCCCCGGAGTTCGTGGGCCTGGAAAACTACCGGTTTCTCCTCCAAGACCCCGACTTCCGCCAGGCCCTTTGGAACACCCTGAAGTTCACCGTGATCTCCGTGGGCCTGGAAACCCTCTTGGGCCTGGCCATAGCCCTCATCATCCACTCCAACTTCAAGGGACGGGGCCTGGTGCGCGCCGCCATCCTCATCCCCTGGGCCATCCCCACGGTGGTCTCCGCCAAGATGTGGCAGTGGATGCTCCACGACGTCTACGGGGTCATCAACGTGATTGGGGTCAAGCTCGGCCTCCTTTCGCAGAAGATCGCCTTCTTGGCCCGCCCCGAGCTCATCCTTCCCTCCATCATCGCCGTGGACGTGTGGAAGACCACCCCCTTCATGGCCCTCCTCCTCTTGGCCGGCCTTCAGCTCATCCCCGAGGAGCTCTATGAGGCGGCTAGCATCGACGGAGCCACCCGCTGGCAACAGTTTTGGACCATCACCCTGCCCCTCCTCACCCCCGCCTTGGTGGTGGCCCTCATCTTCCGCACCCTGGATGCGCTTCGGGTCTTTGACGTGATCTTCGTCATGAGCGGGGCCAACCCCGCCACCCGTTCCCTGGCCATCTACAACCGCCAGACCCTCATTGACTTCCAGGACCTGGGCTACGGCTCGGCCATCAGCGTGGCCATCCTGGCCCTCATCTTCGTCTTCGTGATCCTCTACATGCGCACCATCGGAAAGGAGGCCCTCCGATGA
- a CDS encoding carbohydrate ABC transporter permease: MKAFWRAANRGLFYLLVVFVVVYSVFPFYWAVISSFKPSDALFSPDPSFLPVPFTLDHYKNVFLQANFGRNLLNSLIVAGGATLLSLALGVLAAYALGRLPFPPKNAVLYLVLAMTMFPQIAVLGGLFMLLRQTGLFNTHLGLILTYLLFTLPFTVWVLVGYFRGLPRELEEAAYVDGATPLQTLLKVMLPLTGPGLVTTGLLAFIAAWNEYLFALTFTVGDTVKTVPPAIASFGGATPFEIPWGSIMAASVVVTVPLVVLVLIFQGRIVAGLTAGAVKG, translated from the coding sequence ATGAAGGCTTTTTGGCGCGCGGCCAACCGGGGGCTTTTCTACCTCCTGGTGGTCTTCGTGGTGGTGTATAGCGTTTTCCCCTTCTATTGGGCGGTGATTTCCAGCTTCAAGCCTTCAGACGCCCTCTTTTCCCCCGATCCCAGCTTTTTGCCCGTCCCCTTCACCCTGGACCACTACAAAAACGTCTTCCTCCAAGCCAACTTCGGCCGCAACCTGCTCAACTCCCTCATCGTGGCCGGGGGGGCCACCCTGCTCTCCTTGGCCCTGGGGGTCCTGGCCGCCTACGCCCTGGGCCGGCTTCCCTTTCCCCCCAAGAACGCCGTCTTGTACCTGGTCCTGGCCATGACCATGTTCCCCCAGATTGCCGTGCTGGGGGGGCTTTTCATGCTCCTGAGGCAGACGGGGCTTTTCAACACCCACCTGGGCCTCATCCTCACCTACCTCCTCTTCACCCTGCCCTTCACCGTGTGGGTGCTGGTGGGGTACTTCCGGGGGCTTCCCCGGGAGCTGGAGGAGGCAGCCTACGTGGACGGGGCCACCCCCTTGCAAACCCTCCTTAAGGTGATGCTTCCCCTCACCGGACCTGGGCTAGTAACCACGGGGCTTTTGGCTTTCATCGCCGCCTGGAACGAGTACCTTTTCGCCCTCACCTTCACCGTGGGGGATACGGTGAAGACCGTGCCCCCCGCCATCGCCAGCTTTGGTGGGGCCACGCCCTTTGAGATCCCCTGGGGCTCCATCATGGCGGCCAGCGTGGTGGTGACGGTTCCCTTGGTGGTCCTGGTCCTGATCTTCCAGGGGCGCATCGTGGCCGGGCTAACGGCGGGGGCGGTGAAGGGCTAG
- a CDS encoding alpha-D-glucose phosphate-specific phosphoglucomutase: MDLLTLLTLYYEETPDPQDPLKRVAFGTSGHRGSSLKGTFTEAHVLAMAQAIADLRTSFGATGPLFLAKDTHALSTPAWATALEVFAANGVEVWVEVEEGFTPTPLVSLAILEHNARHEAKADGVLLTPSHNPPEDGGFKYNPPTGGPADPRITQAIEARANALLAEGLKGVKRLSLKAAKEQAKPFDFAGLYVEKVKEAVDLEAIRASGLRIGVDPLGGASLRVWERLAEAYGLNLEVVNPTLDPTFRFMPPDHDGKIRMDCSSPYAMAGLLALKDRFDLAIGNDPDADRHGIVTPRGLMNPNHYLAAAVYHLFTTRAWPGAKVGKTAVTSALLDRVAQALGREVYETPVGFKHFVEGLLAGWLGFGGEESAGASFLRFDGRPFTTDKDGILLGLLAAELQAKRGQAPDLLYETLAASLGRPFYARKDIPMGPEAKARLARLSPEAIGERTLAGEPILEVLTRAKGNGEPLGGLKVVTQSAWFAVRPSGTEDVAKVYAESFKDEAHLEEVLRSALALLERALA, translated from the coding sequence ATGGACCTGCTAACCCTCCTCACCCTGTACTACGAGGAAACCCCCGACCCCCAAGACCCCCTGAAGCGGGTGGCCTTTGGCACCAGCGGCCACCGGGGAAGTAGCTTGAAGGGTACCTTCACCGAGGCCCACGTCCTGGCCATGGCCCAGGCCATCGCCGACCTCAGGACCTCCTTTGGGGCCACGGGTCCCCTCTTCCTGGCCAAGGACACCCACGCCCTCTCCACCCCCGCCTGGGCCACGGCCTTGGAGGTCTTTGCCGCCAACGGGGTGGAGGTGTGGGTGGAGGTGGAGGAGGGCTTCACCCCCACGCCTTTGGTTTCCTTGGCCATCCTGGAGCACAACGCCCGCCACGAGGCCAAGGCGGACGGGGTCCTCCTCACCCCGAGCCACAACCCTCCCGAGGACGGGGGCTTCAAGTACAACCCCCCCACGGGCGGCCCCGCCGACCCCCGCATCACCCAGGCCATCGAGGCCCGGGCCAACGCCCTCTTAGCGGAAGGGTTAAAAGGGGTCAAGCGTCTTTCCCTAAAAGCCGCCAAGGAACAGGCCAAGCCCTTTGACTTCGCCGGGCTTTACGTGGAGAAGGTGAAGGAGGCGGTGGACCTCGAGGCCATCCGGGCCAGCGGCCTCAGGATAGGGGTGGACCCCTTAGGGGGAGCGAGCCTAAGGGTGTGGGAGCGCCTGGCGGAGGCCTATGGCCTTAACCTGGAGGTGGTCAACCCCACCCTAGACCCCACCTTCCGCTTCATGCCCCCGGACCACGACGGCAAGATCCGCATGGACTGCTCCAGCCCCTATGCCATGGCAGGGCTTTTGGCGCTCAAGGATCGGTTTGACCTGGCCATCGGCAACGACCCCGACGCCGACCGCCACGGCATCGTCACGCCCCGGGGCCTCATGAACCCCAACCACTACCTGGCCGCAGCGGTTTACCACCTCTTCACCACCCGGGCCTGGCCTGGGGCCAAGGTGGGCAAGACCGCCGTGACCAGCGCCCTTCTGGACCGGGTGGCCCAGGCCTTGGGCCGGGAGGTTTACGAAACCCCCGTGGGCTTCAAGCACTTCGTGGAGGGGCTTTTGGCGGGGTGGCTCGGCTTTGGCGGGGAGGAAAGCGCCGGGGCAAGCTTCCTCCGCTTCGACGGCAGGCCCTTCACCACCGACAAGGACGGGATCCTCCTGGGGCTTCTCGCCGCCGAGCTCCAGGCCAAACGGGGCCAGGCTCCCGACCTCCTCTACGAAACCCTCGCCGCTTCCTTGGGCCGCCCCTTCTACGCCCGCAAGGATATCCCCATGGGCCCGGAGGCCAAGGCCCGGCTGGCCCGGCTATCCCCGGAGGCCATTGGGGAAAGGACCCTGGCGGGGGAGCCTATCCTCGAGGTCCTCACCCGCGCCAAAGGCAACGGCGAGCCCTTGGGGGGCCTCAAGGTGGTGACCCAAAGCGCCTGGTTCGCCGTGAGGCCCAGCGGCACCGAGGACGTGGCCAAGGTCTACGCGGAAAGCTTCAAGGACGAGGCCCATCTGGAGGAGGTCCTCCGCTCGGCCCTCGCCCTCCTAGAGCGGGCCCTGGCCTAA
- a CDS encoding peptidyl-prolyl cis-trans isomerase gives MFGINKRIITILFGLLALAFAVGAILLFTPQAGQQTRGKPVLWVNGKAVYELDLLRLQGNDPLYAANPQGLLKTLVDTHFLEQVILTEALKQDAARVRVGSAEVRKEVERIREQYGLKEKKAYEQFLNQIGFTDAELRGEIKTQLQIQKRLEQIRAAAKPTPEEVRFYFEVHQENYKGEPRVKARQIVVDDKKLAEDLAAKAKAGEDFAALAKQHSKVGAEQGGALGAAPGESEPKPVTKVVFPEKVAEAVFALKGPGLVGPIEAGGRYYLVRVEEYLPAKAPSFEEVKDQVEKDAAQAKGNGALEAYLEELRDKAQVRFAEDSSYTYKNPAVATVNGKEILLSQVLQPVFSNQQTAVLIQQGLGELAVQFFLPQTLESLVDRELLVEEAKKSGKPFIGSKDEMAQAYVLYATRDVTATEEEARRYYAENPALFTVPASAEVVGVVFKSEAKAKAFREAALRGGDLQALAKAQEGEITEYGTVNPNQLPAVLDRLVFKVKETFPKGPLGEVSEVVKLEDGTFAVLLIKNRQAEVLKPYAQVAEEALEGVIAKKRQAEAQALIQELRKKAQIENRLNQVLAELTPKTEEKPKEAPQETPAKP, from the coding sequence GTGTTTGGCATCAACAAAAGGATCATCACCATCCTCTTCGGTCTACTGGCCTTGGCCTTCGCCGTGGGGGCCATCCTCCTCTTCACCCCTCAGGCGGGGCAGCAGACGCGGGGAAAACCCGTGCTCTGGGTGAACGGGAAGGCGGTCTACGAGCTGGACCTCCTTAGGCTCCAGGGGAACGATCCCCTTTACGCCGCCAACCCCCAGGGGCTTTTGAAGACCCTGGTGGACACCCATTTCCTGGAGCAGGTGATCCTCACCGAGGCCCTGAAGCAGGACGCCGCCCGCGTCCGGGTGGGGAGCGCGGAGGTGCGCAAGGAGGTGGAGCGCATCCGGGAGCAGTACGGCTTGAAGGAGAAGAAGGCCTACGAGCAGTTCCTGAACCAGATTGGCTTCACCGATGCGGAGCTCCGGGGGGAGATCAAGACCCAGCTCCAGATCCAAAAGCGCCTGGAGCAGATCCGCGCCGCCGCCAAACCCACCCCGGAGGAGGTGCGCTTCTACTTTGAGGTCCACCAGGAAAACTACAAGGGCGAGCCCCGGGTAAAGGCGCGGCAGATCGTGGTGGACGACAAGAAACTGGCGGAGGATCTGGCCGCCAAGGCCAAGGCCGGGGAGGACTTCGCCGCCTTGGCCAAGCAGCACTCCAAGGTGGGGGCGGAACAGGGGGGCGCCTTGGGGGCCGCTCCCGGGGAAAGCGAGCCTAAGCCCGTGACCAAGGTGGTCTTCCCCGAGAAGGTGGCCGAGGCGGTCTTTGCCCTCAAGGGCCCGGGCCTGGTAGGCCCCATAGAGGCGGGGGGGCGTTATTACCTGGTGAGGGTGGAGGAATACCTCCCCGCCAAGGCCCCGAGCTTTGAGGAGGTCAAGGACCAGGTGGAGAAGGATGCGGCCCAGGCCAAGGGGAACGGGGCCCTCGAGGCCTACCTGGAAGAGCTTCGCGACAAAGCCCAGGTGCGCTTCGCCGAGGATAGCTCCTACACCTACAAAAACCCGGCTGTGGCCACGGTGAACGGGAAGGAGATCCTCCTTTCCCAGGTGCTCCAGCCCGTCTTTTCCAACCAGCAGACGGCGGTCCTCATCCAGCAGGGCTTGGGGGAGCTGGCGGTGCAGTTCTTCCTGCCCCAGACCCTGGAAAGCCTGGTGGACCGGGAGCTCCTGGTGGAGGAGGCCAAGAAAAGCGGCAAGCCCTTCATCGGCAGCAAGGACGAGATGGCCCAGGCCTACGTGCTTTACGCCACCCGGGACGTGACCGCCACCGAGGAGGAGGCCCGCCGCTATTATGCGGAAAACCCCGCCCTCTTCACCGTGCCCGCCAGCGCCGAGGTGGTGGGGGTGGTCTTCAAGAGCGAGGCCAAGGCCAAGGCCTTCCGCGAGGCCGCTCTGCGGGGTGGGGACCTGCAGGCCCTGGCCAAGGCCCAAGAGGGCGAGATCACGGAGTACGGCACCGTGAACCCCAACCAGCTCCCCGCAGTCTTGGACCGCCTGGTCTTCAAGGTGAAGGAAACCTTCCCCAAAGGGCCTTTGGGCGAGGTGAGCGAGGTGGTGAAGCTGGAAGACGGCACCTTCGCCGTGCTTCTCATCAAGAACCGCCAGGCGGAGGTCCTCAAGCCCTACGCCCAGGTGGCGGAAGAGGCCCTCGAGGGGGTTATCGCCAAGAAGCGGCAAGCCGAGGCTCAGGCTCTCATCCAAGAGCTCAGAAAGAAGGCCCAGATTGAAAACCGCCTGAACCAGGTGCTGGCCGAACTCACCCCCAAGACGGAGGAAAAGCCCAAAGAGGCCCCGCAGGAAACCCCCGCCAAGCCCTAA
- a CDS encoding MFS transporter — translation MLPLLLAWLHTVNDLFSNFLTPLLPKLMAHFGVGLGTAGLLVSVYSLTGSLLQPFAGLVADRVDRRLLAALGPVLVALGMGSLGLWPRFEALLLVLGLAGLGSALFHASGASLVGEFAPPDRRGFWLSFFGSAGYLGLSLGPVVALFAVGAWGLKGLVLLTPLALLPALFLLRLPPVRRQGKPAGLKDFLRVFRGDVARLWGMATLRSLVFMSFSTTLPYWYATRGLSDAYTAFSLSVYSFSATLGAFLGGTLSDRFGRKAVLVGTLSFGLPLYLALLLLPPENPLYLFLLAITGALMNAGIPVAVALAQELEPTQTATVSGLLMGFTWGFAGLFYAPIGHLIERLGVMPVLLALGALLLPAWGLAQGVRGAKAQEA, via the coding sequence GTGTTGCCCCTCCTCCTCGCTTGGCTCCACACGGTAAACGACCTCTTCTCCAACTTCCTCACCCCCCTGTTGCCCAAGCTCATGGCCCACTTCGGGGTAGGCCTGGGCACCGCAGGGCTTTTGGTTTCCGTTTATTCCCTCACGGGGAGCCTCCTGCAGCCCTTCGCCGGTCTGGTGGCCGACCGGGTGGACCGGAGACTCCTCGCCGCCTTGGGCCCGGTGCTGGTGGCCTTGGGTATGGGCTCCTTAGGGCTTTGGCCCCGGTTTGAGGCCTTGCTCTTGGTGCTAGGGTTGGCTGGGCTCGGCTCAGCCCTCTTCCACGCCTCGGGAGCCAGCCTGGTGGGGGAGTTCGCCCCCCCGGACCGGAGGGGCTTTTGGCTTTCCTTTTTCGGCTCCGCCGGCTATTTGGGGCTTTCCTTAGGGCCCGTGGTGGCCCTCTTCGCCGTGGGGGCCTGGGGGCTAAAAGGGCTCGTTCTCCTTACCCCTTTGGCGCTTCTCCCCGCCCTTTTCCTCCTCCGCCTCCCCCCAGTGCGGCGCCAGGGAAAGCCCGCAGGGCTAAAGGATTTCCTCCGGGTCTTCCGGGGGGACGTGGCCCGGCTTTGGGGCATGGCCACCTTGCGGAGCCTGGTCTTCATGAGCTTTTCCACCACCTTGCCCTACTGGTACGCCACCCGGGGGCTTTCCGACGCCTACACCGCCTTTAGCCTTTCCGTGTACAGCTTTTCCGCCACCTTGGGGGCCTTCTTGGGCGGCACCCTTTCCGACCGCTTTGGGCGCAAGGCGGTGCTGGTGGGCACCTTGAGCTTCGGCCTGCCCCTTTACCTGGCCCTGCTCCTCCTGCCCCCCGAAAACCCCCTTTACCTCTTCCTCCTGGCCATCACGGGGGCCTTGATGAATGCCGGCATCCCCGTGGCCGTGGCCCTAGCCCAAGAGCTGGAGCCCACCCAGACGGCCACGGTTTCCGGCCTCCTCATGGGCTTCACCTGGGGCTTTGCCGGGCTCTTTTACGCCCCCATCGGCCACCTGATCGAACGCTTGGGGGTGATGCCGGTTCTTCTGGCCTTGGGGGCTTTGCTCCTGCCCGCTTGGGGGCTTGCCCAGGGGGTGCGGGGGGCAAAGGCCCAGGAAGCGTAA